The Pseudofrankia inefficax genome window below encodes:
- a CDS encoding LLM class flavin-dependent oxidoreductase translates to MTVEFISAVNINSSNELNRLGQPGVDVAFFTRYVNALEDAGFDHTLCAYASPFQDPFAIANQIVARSERVTPIVALRPNTVYPTVAAKALATLDQFGAGRAIVHFISGGSDAEQAREGDYLPKEKRYARTAEYIEICRRVWTSTEPFSHEGEFYKFDGFFSTVCPTNGTIPVSVGGSSADAYRVGGALGDIFGLWGEPLKDTRDQIDAVNAEAAKAGRTDRPRIWVTFRPIIARTEELAWEKAHRILSVLAGTHAEQSAFRRILGGDAPQNVGSQRLLEIAARQDVHDRALWTPTASATGAAGASTALVGTPETVAAAILDYVDLGADLVSIRGYDNLNDLIDYGRYILPLVRQELAHREATGQRGTLQDDHPGALATAAR, encoded by the coding sequence ATGACCGTCGAGTTCATCAGCGCCGTCAACATCAACTCCAGCAACGAGCTGAACCGGCTCGGCCAGCCCGGCGTCGACGTGGCGTTCTTCACCCGGTACGTCAACGCGCTGGAGGACGCCGGCTTCGACCACACCCTGTGCGCCTACGCGTCCCCGTTCCAGGACCCGTTCGCGATCGCCAACCAGATCGTGGCCCGCAGCGAGCGCGTCACCCCGATCGTCGCGCTGCGGCCGAACACGGTCTATCCGACCGTCGCGGCCAAGGCCCTCGCGACCCTCGACCAGTTCGGTGCCGGCCGGGCGATCGTGCACTTCATCTCCGGCGGCAGCGACGCCGAGCAGGCCAGGGAGGGCGACTACCTCCCGAAGGAGAAGCGCTACGCCCGCACGGCCGAGTACATCGAGATCTGCCGCAGGGTCTGGACCTCGACGGAGCCGTTCAGCCACGAGGGCGAGTTCTACAAGTTCGACGGCTTCTTCAGCACCGTGTGCCCGACGAACGGCACCATCCCGGTGTCGGTCGGCGGCTCGTCGGCCGACGCCTACCGGGTCGGCGGCGCGCTGGGCGACATCTTCGGCCTGTGGGGTGAGCCGCTCAAGGACACCCGGGACCAGATCGACGCCGTCAACGCCGAGGCCGCGAAGGCCGGGCGCACCGACCGGCCGCGGATCTGGGTGACCTTCCGGCCGATCATCGCGCGGACCGAGGAGCTGGCCTGGGAGAAGGCGCACCGGATCCTCTCGGTGCTCGCCGGCACCCACGCTGAGCAGAGCGCGTTCCGCAGGATCCTCGGTGGCGACGCCCCGCAGAACGTCGGCTCCCAGCGCCTGCTGGAGATCGCCGCCCGCCAGGACGTGCACGACCGGGCGCTGTGGACGCCGACCGCCAGCGCCACCGGCGCGGCGGGCGCCTCGACCGCGCTGGTCGGCACACCCGAGACCGTCGCCGCCGCGATCCTCGACTACGTCGATCTCGGCGCCGACCTGGTCTCCATCCGCGGCTACGACAACCTCAACGACCTCATCGACTACGGCCGCTACATCCTGCCGCTGGTCCGCCAGGAACTCGCCCACCGGGAGGCCACCGGGCAGCGCGGCACCCTCCAGGACGACCACCCCGGCGCCCTCGCGACGGCCGCCCGCTGA
- a CDS encoding LLM class flavin-dependent oxidoreductase — protein MTTEPVFDAAIPETAAPEVEFISLSHLNPSTELNPVPSRGIDLKYFRRYVRSLEEGGYDYTLLPYGSNSADSFVVASAVGQLTERLRPIVALRPNTTFPTVGAQKLATLDQLTEGRAVVHLISGGSDAEQARQGDYLPKEKRYARTSEYIDVLRRSWTEAAPFSHDGEFYKFDDFGPGFAPYAAPVPISIGGQSDEAFQVGGEKADIFSFWGEPLDDLRSEIERVNGIARAAGRTTLPRIWVTFRPIIAQTDQLAWEKAHEYVAKVAATFAAAGSAARRFVGNAPQNVGSQRALAFANRSELYDRALWTKTAAVTNAAGASTALVGSPETVAAAILDYVDRGASLVSIRGYDTLADAVDYGRYVLPLVRQEIAHRKATGRRGTLQAEHLGNYAPEYGQYATAGQP, from the coding sequence GTGACCACCGAGCCCGTGTTCGACGCCGCCATCCCCGAGACCGCCGCGCCCGAGGTCGAGTTCATCAGCCTCTCGCACCTGAACCCGTCGACCGAGCTGAACCCGGTTCCCAGCCGTGGCATCGACCTGAAGTACTTCCGCCGCTACGTCCGCTCGCTGGAGGAGGGCGGCTACGACTACACGCTGCTGCCCTACGGCTCGAACAGCGCCGACTCGTTCGTCGTGGCCAGCGCCGTCGGCCAGCTCACCGAGCGGCTGCGCCCGATCGTCGCGCTGCGGCCGAACACCACGTTCCCGACGGTGGGGGCGCAGAAGCTGGCGACCCTCGACCAGCTGACCGAGGGCCGCGCGGTCGTCCACCTCATCTCCGGCGGCTCCGACGCGGAGCAGGCCCGGCAGGGCGACTACCTGCCCAAGGAGAAGCGCTACGCGCGGACGTCGGAGTACATCGACGTCCTGCGCCGCTCCTGGACCGAGGCCGCGCCGTTCAGCCACGACGGTGAGTTCTACAAGTTCGACGACTTCGGCCCCGGCTTCGCGCCCTATGCCGCGCCGGTCCCCATCTCGATCGGCGGCCAGTCCGACGAGGCGTTCCAGGTCGGCGGCGAGAAGGCCGACATCTTCTCCTTCTGGGGCGAGCCCCTGGACGACCTGCGCTCCGAGATCGAGCGGGTCAACGGGATCGCCCGCGCCGCCGGCCGGACCACGCTGCCGCGGATCTGGGTGACCTTCCGCCCGATCATCGCGCAGACCGACCAGCTCGCCTGGGAGAAGGCGCACGAGTACGTCGCCAAGGTCGCCGCCACCTTCGCGGCGGCCGGCTCGGCCGCGCGGCGCTTCGTCGGCAACGCCCCGCAGAACGTCGGCTCCCAGCGGGCGCTCGCGTTCGCGAACCGCTCCGAGCTCTACGACCGGGCGCTGTGGACGAAGACCGCCGCCGTCACCAACGCCGCCGGCGCGTCGACCGCGCTGGTCGGCTCGCCGGAGACGGTCGCCGCGGCGATCCTCGACTACGTCGACCGCGGCGCGTCGCTGGTGTCGATCCGCGGCTACGACACGCTCGCCGACGCGGTCGACTACGGCCGCTACGTGCTGCCGCTGGTCCGCCAGGAGATCGCGCACCGCAAGGCCACCGGCCGGCGCGGCACCCTGCAGGCCGAACACCTCGGCAACTACGCGCCCGAGTACGGCCAGTACGCGACGGCGGGCCAGCCGTGA
- a CDS encoding acyl-CoA dehydrogenase family protein, with amino-acid sequence MTPSLETTALDTTRATYSFPVPDLSDEALAAVTTEIAATAAEYDRTGETPWEGLWAAHRAGLLTASVGKQFGGPGVSQRELVRILVAIGEGDASVGLLASNLLMTQAGQAAHPHWPAGYYDDLLRRSLDGPALVNAIRAEPELGAPARGGIPKTTATRTADGWLLNGHKAYGSGGPALAYHTVWVVADEPGGDPGQPRVGHLIVPGDLPGIRWVSTWDHLGLRATHTDDVIYENVELPADAFVEIPRGPDGVYRDPAAMAGPGGWGHPALYVGVARAARSAFAEFARSRVPSALGRPIAQTERIQSVAGEIDLQITQAETLLYGALLRIEAGDTAVLPQLSNVKVAIARAVIAATQTAVAALGNPGLSRHQPLERHLRDALCIRVHPPQEDTVLLASGRRVLGA; translated from the coding sequence GTGACCCCTTCCCTCGAGACGACGGCGCTCGACACGACCCGCGCGACGTACTCGTTCCCGGTCCCGGATCTCTCGGACGAGGCCCTCGCGGCCGTCACCACCGAGATCGCCGCGACGGCGGCCGAGTACGACCGGACCGGCGAGACCCCGTGGGAAGGGCTCTGGGCGGCGCACCGCGCCGGCCTGCTCACCGCCTCGGTCGGCAAGCAGTTCGGCGGGCCCGGGGTCAGCCAGCGCGAGCTGGTCCGCATCCTGGTCGCGATCGGTGAGGGCGACGCCTCCGTCGGCCTGCTCGCGTCCAACCTGCTGATGACCCAGGCGGGCCAGGCGGCGCACCCGCACTGGCCGGCCGGCTACTACGACGACCTGCTGCGCCGCTCGCTCGACGGCCCGGCGCTGGTCAACGCGATCCGGGCCGAGCCCGAGCTGGGCGCGCCGGCCCGCGGCGGCATCCCGAAGACGACGGCGACCCGGACCGCCGACGGCTGGCTGCTCAACGGTCACAAGGCCTACGGCAGCGGCGGCCCGGCGCTGGCGTACCACACCGTGTGGGTGGTCGCCGACGAGCCGGGCGGGGACCCGGGCCAGCCCAGGGTCGGGCATCTCATCGTCCCCGGCGACCTGCCCGGGATCCGCTGGGTGTCGACCTGGGACCACCTCGGCCTGCGGGCCACCCACACCGACGACGTGATCTACGAGAACGTCGAGCTGCCCGCCGACGCGTTCGTCGAGATCCCGCGCGGCCCGGACGGGGTCTACCGGGACCCGGCGGCGATGGCTGGGCCGGGAGGCTGGGGCCATCCCGCGCTCTACGTCGGCGTCGCCCGCGCGGCCCGGTCGGCGTTCGCCGAGTTCGCCCGCTCCCGGGTGCCGTCGGCGCTGGGCAGGCCGATCGCCCAGACCGAGCGCATCCAGTCCGTCGCCGGCGAGATCGACCTGCAGATCACCCAGGCCGAGACGCTGCTCTACGGCGCGCTGCTGCGGATCGAGGCCGGCGACACCGCGGTCCTGCCACAGCTGTCCAACGTGAAGGTGGCCATCGCCCGCGCGGTGATCGCCGCGACCCAGACCGCGGTCGCGGCGCTGGGCAACCCCGGCCTGTCCCGCCACCAGCCGCTCGAGCGGCATCTGCGCGACGCGCTGTGTATCCGGGTCCACCCGCCGCAGGAGGACACCGTCCTGCTCGCGAGCGGCCGGCGCGTCCTCGGGGCCTGA
- a CDS encoding ABC transporter substrate-binding protein → MSIVRRLASLNSGPKPGLRRGRRPAVAAAATAGLLALAACGGANNQTATAADTGAPKAGGTLKVSFFPDNPSLSCIDPFQVYWIEHRTIIRNFADSLTDQDPATGKIVPWLAKSWDISSDGLNYTFHLRDGVTFSNGKKVDAQAVADDAAGWIATVKATNGATYGASYIQGLSGATVVDPLTVKLTLSQPNSSFLQATSTTNLAITDPAEYTETPTQRCTGQGVIGSGAFVLDHYTPKVETVLTKRPTPYSWASSLEKNQGSAYLDKVIFNYVAEDSVRTGNLVSGAIDIAWPRNPFTVQDAKLITASGDTVEKRSLPGVAYTQFANTAPGRVLSDPEVRKALYKATDIKTYAATVFGPDYPVVQGVFNSTTPGFKSEASKLAYDPAGAAKILDADGWTLGSDGFRHKDGKELTIEYPVSQFSAGAELLQSQLKKVGINLNLRTLTPAELATYLPNGDYDLTQTYFTRASIGALQYILNPDVANSKALANRSASPDVTAHIKDLFAQALQTTDASQTSKAYADLQDYLIDQGVSFPLFERVQEAGVSSHIHGFAFTSESFLKLNDVWKDNGS, encoded by the coding sequence ATGTCCATCGTCCGACGCCTCGCGTCGTTGAACTCCGGGCCGAAACCTGGCCTCAGACGCGGGCGCCGTCCCGCCGTCGCGGCCGCGGCCACAGCCGGGCTGCTCGCCCTGGCCGCCTGCGGCGGCGCGAACAACCAGACCGCCACCGCGGCGGACACGGGCGCACCCAAGGCCGGCGGCACGCTGAAGGTCTCGTTCTTCCCGGACAACCCGTCGCTGTCCTGCATCGACCCGTTCCAGGTCTACTGGATCGAGCACCGCACGATCATCCGCAACTTCGCCGACTCGCTGACCGACCAGGACCCGGCGACCGGCAAGATCGTGCCCTGGCTCGCCAAGAGCTGGGACATCAGCTCCGACGGCCTGAACTACACGTTCCACCTGCGTGACGGCGTCACGTTCTCCAACGGGAAGAAGGTCGACGCCCAGGCCGTCGCCGACGACGCGGCTGGCTGGATCGCGACCGTGAAGGCGACCAACGGCGCCACCTACGGCGCGTCCTACATCCAGGGCCTCTCCGGCGCGACCGTGGTCGACCCGCTGACCGTCAAGCTCACGCTGTCCCAGCCGAACTCGTCGTTCCTGCAGGCGACGTCGACGACGAACCTGGCGATCACCGACCCGGCCGAGTACACCGAGACGCCGACCCAGCGCTGCACCGGCCAGGGCGTCATCGGCTCGGGCGCGTTCGTGCTCGACCACTACACGCCGAAGGTCGAGACGGTCCTCACCAAGCGGCCGACGCCGTACAGCTGGGCGTCGAGCCTGGAGAAGAACCAGGGCAGCGCCTACCTCGACAAGGTGATCTTCAACTACGTCGCCGAGGACAGCGTCCGCACCGGCAACCTGGTCTCCGGCGCGATCGACATCGCCTGGCCGCGCAACCCGTTCACCGTCCAGGACGCGAAGCTGATCACGGCCTCGGGCGACACCGTCGAGAAGCGGTCGTTGCCCGGCGTCGCCTACACCCAGTTCGCCAACACGGCGCCCGGCCGCGTCCTGAGCGACCCGGAGGTCCGCAAGGCGCTGTACAAGGCAACCGACATCAAGACCTACGCGGCCACCGTCTTCGGGCCGGACTACCCGGTCGTCCAGGGCGTCTTCAACTCGACCACGCCGGGCTTCAAGTCCGAGGCGTCGAAGCTCGCCTACGACCCGGCCGGCGCCGCGAAGATCCTCGACGCCGACGGCTGGACCCTGGGCTCGGACGGGTTCCGGCACAAGGACGGCAAGGAGCTGACGATCGAGTACCCGGTCAGCCAGTTCTCCGCCGGGGCGGAGCTGCTCCAGTCGCAGCTGAAGAAGGTCGGCATCAACCTCAACCTGCGCACGCTCACCCCGGCGGAGCTCGCGACCTATCTGCCGAACGGTGACTACGACCTGACGCAGACCTACTTCACCCGGGCCAGCATCGGCGCCCTGCAGTACATCCTCAACCCGGACGTCGCGAACTCGAAGGCGCTGGCGAACCGCTCCGCCTCGCCGGACGTCACCGCCCACATCAAGGACCTGTTCGCCCAGGCGCTGCAGACCACCGACGCGAGCCAGACCTCGAAGGCCTACGCCGACCTGCAGGACTACCTGATCGACCAGGGCGTCTCGTTCCCGCTGTTCGAGCGGGTGCAGGAGGCCGGCGTGTCCAGCCACATCCACGGGTTCGCCTTCACGTCGGAGAGCTTCCTGAAGCTCAACGACGTCTGGAAGGACAACGGCTCCTAA
- a CDS encoding ABC transporter permease yields the protein MTRYIVGRVLQAIVVLWAAFTLTFAILYLLPSDPMQLQLGAAGIEEDSLTPAQLAAEKHKFGLDQSIWAQYWHHLSGAVHGDFGQSIAQGVPVTHILGQRIGQTLLLSVAAAVVSLVVGAALAYVATFVRWNPLRVFLSRLPALGASFPQFFVALLLIDFFSFQLGWFPATGTQGVGSLVMPVVTISVLTSSVLAQVLIKSFEETLRQPYIVTARAKGLSRSAVHLKHAFRNAALPAVTILGVLVGLTVTSSIVVESVFTREGVGRLAQESVLSQDVPVVLAVVTVAAAMFVFVNLVVDLLYPLLDPRIARSGGRKVTAPSTPVVEVSGL from the coding sequence ATGACTCGATACATCGTGGGACGCGTGCTCCAGGCGATCGTCGTGCTCTGGGCCGCGTTCACGCTGACCTTCGCGATCCTCTATCTGCTGCCCAGCGACCCGATGCAGCTGCAGCTCGGCGCCGCCGGCATCGAGGAGGACAGCCTCACCCCGGCCCAGCTGGCCGCCGAGAAGCACAAGTTCGGCCTCGACCAGTCGATCTGGGCGCAGTACTGGCATCACCTGTCCGGCGCGGTCCACGGCGACTTCGGCCAGTCGATCGCCCAGGGCGTCCCGGTCACGCACATCCTCGGGCAGCGGATCGGCCAGACCCTGCTGCTGTCGGTGGCCGCCGCCGTCGTGTCGCTCGTCGTCGGGGCGGCCCTCGCCTATGTCGCGACGTTCGTGCGGTGGAACCCGTTGCGGGTGTTCCTCTCCCGCCTCCCCGCGCTCGGCGCGTCGTTCCCGCAGTTCTTCGTCGCGCTGCTGCTCATCGACTTCTTCTCGTTCCAGCTCGGCTGGTTCCCGGCCACCGGGACGCAGGGGGTCGGCTCCCTGGTGATGCCGGTCGTGACGATCTCGGTCCTCACGTCGTCGGTGCTCGCCCAGGTGCTGATCAAGAGCTTCGAGGAGACGCTGCGCCAGCCGTACATCGTCACCGCCCGCGCGAAGGGGCTGTCCCGCTCGGCCGTCCACCTCAAGCACGCGTTCCGCAACGCCGCGCTGCCGGCGGTCACCATCCTCGGCGTCCTCGTCGGCCTCACCGTGACCAGCTCGATCGTCGTCGAGTCGGTGTTCACCCGGGAGGGCGTCGGCCGGCTCGCCCAGGAGTCGGTGCTGTCGCAGGACGTGCCCGTCGTCCTGGCCGTGGTCACCGTCGCCGCGGCCATGTTCGTCTTCGTCAACCTCGTCGTCGACCTGCTCTACCCGCTGCTCGACCCGCGGATCGCGCGGTCGGGCGGCCGGAAGGTGACGGCGCCGAGCACACCCGTGGTGGAGGTCAGCGGACTATGA
- a CDS encoding ABC transporter permease translates to MTEHVLLAPGQPAPKAPAAPSEAPATTTAEHAAVTTAEHRPASPAVTTRSDEPTGRWGAARARLAQLARKPVFLLAVLYVLFVVVSAFAPGLFTSYGPYDTHPEAVVQAPSIHHLFGTDTYGRDLFSRVLHGSALTIKATLIALGIAVVAGLALGVVSGFVGGLVDAVLMRLVDVLLAIPSLLLALSIVTALGYGTVPVAIAVGVSIIPGFARTTRAEVLRVKTLPYVEAARAGGASWGRVLLRHILPNSWGPVAVLTVLDGGIAIIAIASLSFLGFGAKPPAAEWGTLIATGRNYLLTASWISLLPGLFVALLVLSLNHISKTMQELER, encoded by the coding sequence ATGACCGAGCATGTCCTACTGGCCCCCGGCCAGCCGGCCCCTAAGGCCCCGGCGGCACCGAGCGAGGCCCCCGCCACGACCACGGCTGAGCATGCTGCCGTGACCACGGCCGAGCACCGACCCGCGTCGCCGGCCGTGACGACCCGTTCCGACGAGCCGACCGGGCGCTGGGGCGCCGCGCGGGCCCGCCTCGCGCAGCTCGCCCGCAAGCCGGTGTTCCTGCTGGCCGTCCTCTACGTGCTGTTCGTGGTCGTGTCGGCGTTCGCGCCGGGCCTGTTCACCTCGTACGGGCCCTACGACACGCATCCCGAGGCGGTCGTGCAGGCGCCGAGCATCCACCATCTGTTCGGCACCGACACGTACGGCCGCGACCTGTTCAGCCGGGTGCTGCACGGCTCAGCGCTCACCATCAAGGCCACGCTGATCGCCCTGGGCATCGCCGTCGTCGCCGGCCTCGCGCTCGGCGTCGTCTCCGGTTTCGTCGGCGGCCTGGTCGACGCGGTCCTCATGCGGCTCGTCGACGTGCTGCTCGCGATCCCCAGCCTGCTGCTCGCGCTGTCGATCGTCACGGCGCTCGGCTACGGCACCGTGCCGGTCGCGATCGCGGTCGGCGTCAGCATCATCCCCGGCTTCGCCAGGACCACCCGGGCCGAGGTGCTGCGGGTCAAGACGCTGCCCTACGTGGAGGCGGCCCGCGCCGGCGGCGCCTCCTGGGGCCGGGTGCTGCTGCGGCACATCCTGCCGAACTCGTGGGGCCCGGTCGCCGTGCTCACCGTCCTCGACGGCGGCATCGCGATCATCGCGATCGCCTCGCTGAGCTTCCTCGGGTTCGGCGCCAAGCCGCCGGCCGCCGAGTGGGGAACCCTGATCGCGACCGGCCGCAACTACCTGCTGACCGCCTCGTGGATCAGCCTGCTGCCCGGCCTGTTCGTGGCGCTGCTGGTGCTGTCCCTCAACCACATCTCCAAGACCATGCAGGAGCTGGAACGGTGA
- a CDS encoding ABC transporter ATP-binding protein codes for MTAILPETGLSKAAVPADPSGRPLVEIRGLDVGYVRHREVRPAVVGLDLTVRSGEVVAVVGESGSGKTTTANAVIGLLPANGRITAGSAVIDGVETAGASEGTLRTLRGSVVGLVPQDPMVGLNPTRRIGAQIAEAVRLRGVRGPQVDAEVLEFLGQAGVPDPAARARQYPHELSGGLRQRVLIAIALAGRPKLIIADEPTSALDVTVERRILDHLTGLVREQGIALLLITHDLAVAADRADRVIVMRDGRIVEQGEPRTILVTPREAYTRALIAAAPGLAHGGRVVPRFDVRGQPAPEPILVLTDVRKTFPARETRRGQRGFNALDGVSIQVPRGRTHALVGESGCGKTTTLRIALGLEAPTSGSIVLDGAELGGLSWGRQRPLRRKAQLVHQNPFAALDPKFTIRQSITEPLVAMRIGDRRGRDARARELLDQVALPAAYLDRLPTELSGGQRQRVAIARALAPSPDLLMLDEPVSALDVSVQGQILRLLTELQAELGLSYLFVSHDLAVVAEISHTVSVMSGGRVVEEGPVAEVFTNPRSPHTRELIDAIPGQRTAALARDAPTPGAASVPATDGS; via the coding sequence GTGACGGCGATCCTTCCCGAGACCGGCCTTTCCAAGGCCGCCGTGCCGGCCGATCCGTCAGGCCGCCCGCTGGTCGAGATCCGCGGCCTCGACGTCGGCTACGTCCGCCACCGCGAGGTCCGCCCGGCCGTCGTGGGGCTGGACCTGACGGTCCGGTCCGGCGAGGTGGTCGCCGTCGTCGGCGAGTCCGGCTCGGGCAAGACCACCACCGCGAACGCCGTCATCGGCCTGCTGCCGGCCAACGGGCGGATCACCGCGGGCTCGGCTGTCATCGACGGCGTCGAGACCGCCGGAGCCTCCGAGGGCACCCTGCGGACGCTGCGGGGCTCCGTCGTCGGGCTCGTCCCGCAGGACCCGATGGTCGGCCTCAACCCGACCCGGCGGATCGGCGCGCAGATCGCCGAGGCGGTCCGGCTGCGCGGGGTCCGCGGCCCACAGGTGGACGCCGAGGTGCTGGAGTTCCTCGGCCAGGCGGGCGTCCCCGACCCCGCCGCGCGGGCCAGGCAGTACCCGCACGAGCTGTCCGGCGGCCTGCGCCAGCGGGTGCTGATCGCGATCGCGCTCGCCGGGCGGCCCAAGCTGATCATCGCGGACGAGCCGACCAGCGCCCTCGACGTCACCGTCGAGCGCAGGATCCTCGACCACCTGACCGGCCTCGTCCGGGAGCAGGGCATCGCGCTGCTGCTCATCACCCACGACCTGGCCGTCGCCGCGGACCGGGCCGATCGGGTGATCGTCATGCGGGATGGCCGGATCGTCGAGCAGGGCGAGCCGCGGACCATCCTCGTCACCCCGCGCGAGGCATACACCCGGGCGCTCATCGCCGCCGCGCCGGGGCTCGCGCACGGCGGGCGGGTCGTGCCGCGCTTCGACGTGCGCGGCCAGCCGGCACCGGAGCCGATCCTGGTCCTGACCGACGTCCGCAAGACGTTCCCGGCCCGGGAGACCCGCCGCGGCCAGCGTGGCTTCAACGCGCTGGACGGCGTGTCGATCCAGGTGCCGCGCGGGCGGACCCACGCGCTGGTCGGCGAGTCCGGCTGCGGGAAGACCACGACGCTGCGGATCGCGCTCGGCCTCGAGGCGCCGACCAGCGGCTCGATCGTGCTGGACGGCGCCGAGCTCGGCGGCCTGTCCTGGGGCAGGCAGCGGCCGCTGCGGCGCAAGGCCCAGCTCGTGCACCAGAACCCGTTCGCCGCGCTCGACCCGAAGTTCACGATCCGTCAGTCGATCACCGAGCCGCTGGTGGCGATGCGGATCGGCGACCGGCGCGGCAGGGACGCGCGGGCCAGGGAGCTGCTGGACCAGGTGGCGCTGCCGGCGGCGTACCTCGACCGGCTGCCCACCGAGCTGTCCGGCGGCCAGCGCCAGCGGGTCGCGATCGCCAGGGCGCTCGCGCCGAGCCCCGACCTGCTGATGCTCGACGAGCCGGTCAGCGCGCTCGACGTCTCCGTGCAGGGGCAGATCCTGCGGCTGCTCACCGAGCTGCAGGCCGAGCTCGGCCTGTCCTACCTGTTCGTCTCCCACGACCTGGCCGTCGTCGCGGAGATCTCCCACACGGTGTCGGTGATGAGCGGCGGGCGGGTCGTCGAGGAGGGCCCCGTCGCCGAGGTGTTCACCAACCCGCGCAGCCCGCACACCCGCGAGCTCATCGACGCCATCCCCGGCCAACGCACCGCGGCCCTGGCCCGGGACGCTCCGACGCCCGGCGCCGCATCAGTGCCGGCGACCGATGGCTCCTGA
- a CDS encoding ABC transporter ATP-binding protein — translation MAPDGQARPPGPGSGGRRPSALAAQLAGARANPGPAWVATVSGLLNGATMVVGASAVGWSTDHLVVPALTGGRVPASAWWDSALFIAGVSAVRWSTIFVRGVATGLVQHRAAAHTRRAVVRRYLKLDLGWHRRHPPGQLLAHAVSDVDALWSPMQFAYFAVGMVFMLLLALAELFWRDLALGLVGLALVAGVLGLNLLYQRLLAPRAREAQAARGTVGSVALESIEGGPVVRSLGLAGIEDDRFAPGVEALRLADARMAKVGSAFDPMLELLPSVAVLAVLAVGAPRVARGDLTVGDLVGVVYLLLTIAIPLNVISRFLSMLPMASAGRERVDGVLGDPDVARFGERRLSGRGGLRVELRGVGVVRDGHRLLDRVDLTLEPGTITAVVGTVGAGKTTLLDVAGGQSHPSVGVALFDGLDVRELAEDAVPASVAVVSQSPFLFAESIRANLALSGHPREHREYDEAELWRALRAAAADEVIRGLPDGLDTVVGERGATLSGGQRQRVCLARALVRQPRLLVLDDATSALDPRVERQVLAGLAELVAAGGPTVLIVANRPATVALADRVVFLRAGRVAATGTHERLLAIEEYRRIVTAYDHAPAVEDAGEVADDELWRVS, via the coding sequence ATGGCTCCTGACGGCCAGGCGCGGCCACCGGGGCCCGGCTCCGGCGGCCGTCGCCCGTCCGCGCTGGCGGCACAGCTCGCCGGCGCCCGGGCGAACCCGGGGCCGGCGTGGGTCGCGACCGTCAGCGGCCTGCTCAACGGGGCCACCATGGTCGTCGGCGCGAGCGCCGTCGGCTGGTCGACCGACCATCTCGTCGTCCCGGCGCTCACCGGCGGGCGGGTGCCGGCGAGCGCCTGGTGGGACAGCGCGCTGTTCATCGCCGGCGTCTCGGCCGTCCGGTGGAGCACGATCTTCGTGCGTGGCGTCGCGACCGGGCTGGTGCAGCACCGGGCGGCGGCCCACACCCGCCGCGCCGTGGTCCGGCGCTACCTGAAGCTGGACCTCGGCTGGCACCGGCGCCATCCGCCCGGCCAGCTGCTCGCGCACGCCGTCTCCGACGTCGACGCGCTCTGGTCGCCGATGCAGTTCGCGTACTTCGCGGTCGGCATGGTCTTCATGCTGCTGCTGGCGCTGGCCGAGCTGTTCTGGCGCGACCTCGCGCTCGGCCTCGTCGGGCTCGCGCTCGTCGCCGGGGTGCTCGGCCTCAACCTGCTCTACCAGCGGCTGCTCGCGCCGCGGGCCCGCGAGGCGCAGGCCGCCCGCGGCACGGTCGGCTCGGTGGCGCTGGAGTCCATCGAGGGCGGCCCGGTGGTCCGCAGCCTGGGCCTCGCCGGCATCGAGGACGACCGGTTCGCGCCCGGCGTCGAGGCGCTGCGCCTGGCCGACGCGCGGATGGCGAAGGTCGGCTCAGCGTTCGACCCGATGCTGGAGCTGCTGCCGAGCGTCGCGGTGCTGGCGGTGCTGGCCGTCGGCGCGCCCCGGGTGGCACGGGGCGATCTCACCGTCGGCGACCTCGTCGGCGTCGTGTACCTGCTGCTGACGATCGCGATCCCGCTCAACGTGATCAGCCGCTTCCTGTCGATGCTGCCGATGGCCAGCGCGGGCCGGGAGCGGGTCGACGGCGTGCTGGGCGACCCGGACGTCGCCCGGTTCGGCGAGCGACGGCTGAGCGGGCGGGGCGGGCTGCGGGTCGAGCTGCGCGGCGTCGGCGTCGTCCGCGACGGTCACCGGCTGCTGGACCGGGTCGACCTCACGCTGGAACCGGGCACCATCACCGCCGTCGTCGGGACGGTGGGCGCGGGCAAGACGACGCTGCTCGACGTGGCCGGCGGGCAGAGTCACCCGTCGGTGGGCGTGGCGCTCTTCGACGGCCTCGACGTCCGCGAGCTCGCCGAGGACGCGGTCCCGGCGAGCGTCGCCGTCGTGTCGCAGAGCCCGTTCCTGTTCGCCGAGTCGATCCGGGCGAACCTCGCGCTGTCCGGCCACCCGCGCGAGCACCGCGAGTACGACGAGGCCGAGCTGTGGCGCGCCCTGCGGGCCGCGGCGGCCGACGAGGTCATCCGCGGCCTGCCCGACGGGCTGGACACCGTGGTCGGTGAGCGCGGCGCGACGCTGTCGGGCGGCCAGCGCCAGCGGGTCTGCCTGGCCAGGGCGCTGGTCCGCCAGCCCAGGCTGCTGGTGCTCGACGACGCCACCTCGGCGCTGGATCCGCGGGTCGAGCGCCAGGTGCTCGCCGGCCTCGCCGAGCTGGTCGCGGCCGGCGGCCCGACCGTGCTGATCGTCGCCAACCGGCCCGCCACCGTGGCGCTCGCCGACCGGGTGGTCTTCCTGCGGGCCGGGCGGGTGGCGGCCACGGGCACGCATGAGCGGCTGCTGGCGATCGAGGAGTACCGCCGGATCGTGACCGCCTACGACCACGCCCCAGCCGTCGAGGACGCGGGGGAGGTGGCCGACGATGAGCTCTGGCGCGTCTCCTGA